The Sinomicrobium kalidii region GTCCGAGGTTCCGAAAGAATGATCGCCGGGTTAAATGCACAGATCGCACAGGTCAATAATGCCATTACCACGGCAAACCAGATAAACCCCAATACAGGACAACCCAATGGTTTTTCAAAGGCCAGCAACCCCGCGGCCGCAGAAGTTTTCAGAAATGCCAGGAACGGAGTTTACGGGCATCAGGTACGGAGTATTTTTACCAATAGCAGGGGTGATGGGCGAGGCATGAACCGGGGAAATAATTATCAAAGTGCCAGGGATACCCTCCGGCAAAGTCCTACGATGCAAAACAGGCAGAACACTCTGAACCAATATCAATCCAATGCCAATAACAACCGTACCAATATCCGGGCTCGCGGAGGTATGGCCGGTATAGGCATTGTAGGGCTCGTCTTGCCCTTCATCAGTAATTACATGAGTGAAGCCACTCTGAAAATGGCCGCAGACGCCGCTATGGAAGACATGGCAAACGGCATCAGTATCACAGCAAAACAGCATTAATCCCGACCGAAGGGAAACCTCAGCCCCAGCCCCTCTTATCTTCTAAAAGGGCAGGTACGAAAGCGTCCTGCCCTTATATATTTCTTCATTTCCGGCACTTTTTAACATTTTTCCCCGTGAGGGTCAAATCATTGCCGTAAAAAAACTACTTTTGCAGTCAAATTACGCCCGTGTTTTCAAAAACCGGGTGGTAAACCGGGCTGTTTTTAAAATTTTACGGTTCCCGGGATCTTGTCCCCCGGAAAAAACAAGGGTATTTCCGTAAAGTTTCAGAAACATCCGGATCAACTGTTTTCGGAAAATATCAAGCATTAACAACACAACAATATGAGTACCACAAAAAAAGCTGCATCCGCTTTAGTATCTGTTTTCAGTAAAGAAGGCCTGGAACCCGTTATCCGGAAATTAGATGAACTCGGCATCACCCTTTATTCCACAGGGGGGACCGAAAAATTCATACGCACCCTGGGCGTAAACGTCGTTCCCGTGGAAGATGTCACCGGGTATCCCTCCATTCTCGGGGGCCGGGTAAAAACACTTCACCCCAAAGTTTTCGGCGGTATCCTGAACCGACAGGATAACGAAAATGACACCGCCGAACTTGAAGCATACGACATCCCCCAGATCGATATTGTTATCGTTGACCTCTACCCCTTTGAAAAGACCGTGGCAAGCGGTGCTTCCGAACAGGACATTATAGAAAAAATAGATATAGGCGGTATTTCCCTGATCCGTGCCGCTGCAAAAAACTTCAGGGATGTATTGTGTGTATCCTCCATGGAAGATTACAACGACTTTTTACAGGTCATTTCCGAAGGAGACGGAAGTACCTCGTTAAAAGACCGGAAACGTTTCGCGGCAAAAGCTTTTAATATTTCCTCGCATTACGATACCGCCATCTTCAACTACTTTAATGAAGAAGAATTGGTTTATAAAGCCAGTGAAACCAAAGGCCAGCAACTGCGCTACGGGGAAAACCCGCATCAGAAAGGCTATTTCTTCGGTGACCTGGAAGCCATGTTTGACAAACTGCACGGCAAAGCACTCTCTTACAACAACCTGCTGGATGTAGATGCAGCCGTTAACCTGATGGAAGAATTCAGGGGAGACGATCCCACATTTGCCATCCTCAAACACAACAATGCCTGTGGAGTTGCCACCCGCCGGACCCTGAAAGAAGCCTATGCGGATGCCCTGGCCGGCGACCCGGTTTCGGCCTTCGGGGGTATTCTGATAGCCAATACAAAAATAGATACGGAAACGGCACAGGAAATAAGCGGCCTTTTCTGTGAAGTGGTCATCGCGCCTTCCTATACCGACGAAGCCCTGGAGATACTCAAAAAGAAAAAAAACAGGATCATCCTGGTTCAAAAAGACGCAGCGCTGGCTGCCACACAGGTAAGAACCTGTCTCAATGGCCTTTTGGTGCAGGAAAAAAATACAAGAACAGATACTGCTGAAGATTTAACGTATCAAACAAACAATAAACCGGCGGATAATGAGTTAGAAGATTTGCTCTTTGCATCCAAAATATGCAAGCACACCAAATCCAACACCATTGTCCTTGCCAAAAACCGGCAGCTATGTGCCAGCGGTACCGGCCAGACCAGCAGGGTAGATGCACTGAAACAGGCCATAGAAAAAGCAAGGTCTTTTGGCTTTGACCTCAACGGGGCAGTTATGGCCAGCGATGCGTTTTTCCCTTTCCCGGATTGTGTGGAAATTGCAGACAATGCCGGAATCAGGACAGTAATACAACCCGGCGGTTCCATTAAAGACCAGCTCAGCATTGATTATTGCAATGCACACAACATAGCCATGGTGTTTACGGGAACACGACATTTCAAACACTAATTGTACCGGTTTTTCCGTTATGAAGGAGAAGCCTGTATTAACAGTGCATTAGCTTCTGTTTATGCTATGGTCCCGTAAATAATACTTTATGGGGTTTTTAATCAAAATGTAATAAACTATTGCTACATTTGGAGAACACCAGCAACCCGGTAAGTACCTAAAACAAAAACGAATAAACTGACTAATTTTACGCATACATGGGATTTTTTGACTTTTTAACAGAGGAGATCGCTATGGACCTCGGTACGGCAAATACGCTGATCATTCACAACGACAAGGTTGTTGTGGACAGTCCTTCCATTGTTGCCAGAGACCGGATATCGGGAAAAATTATCGCTGTAGGCCAACAGGCCAACCTTATGCAGGGAAAAACCCATGAAAACATCAAGACCATACGTCCCCTCAAAGACGGTGTAATTGCCGATTTTGACGCTTCTGAGAAGATGATAAACATGTTCATCAAAAATATCCCGGCCCTGAAACGCAAATTATTCCAGCCTGCACTGCGTATGGTAATCTGTATTCCTTCCGGTATTACCGAAGTGGAAATGCGGGCCGTAAAAGAATCGGCCGAAAGGGTCAACGGCAAGGAAGTTTTCCTTATACACGAACCCATGGCCGCAGCTATCGGTATCGGTATTGATATTATGGAGCCCAAAGGGAACATGATCGTAGACATAGGAGGGGGAACTACGGAAATCGCAGTGATCGCCCTGGGCGGTATTGTATGTGACAAGTCAGTAAAAATAGCCGGGGATGTATTTACCAACGATATTGTGTATTACATGCGTACCCAGCACAATCTTTACGTAGGTGAGGCCACTTCGGAAAATATTAAAATACAGATAGGGTCGGCTACCGAGGACCTCGAGACCCCTCCCGAAGAAATGAGCGTGCAGGGAAGGGACCTGCTCACCGGAAAGCCCAAACAGGTACAGGTGTCTTACCGGGAAATCGCCAAGGCCCTGGACAAATCCATACTCCGCATCGAAGATGCCGTTATGGAAACCCTTTCACAGACCCCTCCCGAACTGGCAGCCGATATCTACAACACGGGAATATACCTCGCCGGCGGGGGTTCCATGCTGCGGGGACTGGACAAAAGGCTTTCGCAAAAAACCGACCTTCCCGTATATATCGCCGAAGACCCGCTCCGGGCCGTGGTGAGAGGAACGGGAATTGCCCTGAAAAACATCGGAAGATTTAAAAGTATCCTGGTCAGATAGGTAAAGTACTATGCAAAACATAATCAACTTTTTTTTAAAGAACAGGTTTTTCTTTCTTTTTCTTGTTTTGCTCATGTTGTCCATGTTTTTCACTATCAGGTCACACAGTTATCATAAAAGTAAGTTCATAAATTCCGCCAACTGGGTTACGGGCGGGTTATACCAGACCGCCAACAACATATCTGCCTATTTCGGCCTGAAAGAATACAACCGTCAGCTGGTTGAGGAAAATAAAAGGCTTCGGACCCTGCTGTTCAACCGGTCACACCCCTATCCCGATTCCATTCCGGAAGACTCCACATTATTGCCCGGAAAACCGGGATATGTGATTCGCAATGCATCTGTCATCAAAAACAGTTACCACTCCCCGAAAAACTATCTTACGCTGAACAAGGGAGAGAACGACAGCATAGCCCAGGATATGGGAGTGATCACATCCAACGGAATTGTAGGTATCGTAGATAACACCTCGGGCAACTATGCCACGGTTCAATCTGTGCTGAACACGCTGACCCGGATAAATGCACAACTCAAAAACACCAACCATTTCGGTACGCTGAAATGGGACGGCAATTCAGAAAATACGGTTCAACTTGTTGATATTTCACGCATAGCCCCCTTAAAAAAGGGAGATACCATCATAACAGGAGGGATGTCTACCATTTTCCCGAAAGGCATCCCCATAGGCACCATAAAAAACTTTGCACTTGACATTTCCGAAAATTATTATATTATCAATGTAAAACTCTTTAATGACATGACCAGTCTCAGCCATGTATATGTCATTGAAAACACCAACAGAAAGGAGATCATCGAATTAGAACAATCGGTAAATGAATAATAACGCATTGACAAACAGCATACGGTTTATAGTTCTGGTACTGGTGCAGGTGCTCATATGCAACCATATTCATTTTCTGGGTTTCATCAGTCCCTATATTTACATATTGTTTATCCTGATCTACCCGTTGAAGAATGAAAACAAGGCACTTTTTCTTTTCCTGTCGTTCCTTATTGGTCTCAGTGTGGATTTTTTTAGTGACAGCGGCGGGATCAATGCAGCTGCGTCACTGTGTATTGCTTATATACGCCCGGTAGTACTGCGTTTCTCTTTTGGCAGCGCTTACGAATACCAGACCCTGAAAATAGGCAACACCAATCTCGGACAGCGTTTTATATACCTGTCCATAATGATTTTAACACATCATATCATACTTTTTTGCCTGGAGATTTTTAGTTTTACACATATACTCACAACCTTGAAAAAAGCGTTATTGTCCGGGGCCTTTACCCTGCTGTTGTGTTTTTTATTCATCCCGCTGTTCAGGACTAAAAATCAATGAGAAAACTATTACTGTCATCCATTATCGTCATTGTTGCCCTCGTTTATATCGGGAGGCTCTCCTACCTGCAATTAATTGCAAGCAACAGGGACAATCCGCTGGATGATACCGCTATAAAACGGGTATATGACTATCCGGAACGCGGATATATCTACGACCGTAACGGAAAATTACTGGTGGCCAACCAGCCTTCCTATGACGTCATGGTCATTCCCCGAGAAGTAAAGTCCCTGGACACCCTGGAATTCTGTTCACTTCTGAATATCAACCGGGAGGATTTTATTGAAAAATACAATAAAGCCCGTACCTATTCGCCAAGACTGCCTTCCGTATTCGTACCGCAGTTGTCCAAGGAAGAATATGCCGCTTTACAGGAAAAAATG contains the following coding sequences:
- the purH gene encoding bifunctional phosphoribosylaminoimidazolecarboxamide formyltransferase/IMP cyclohydrolase, whose product is MSTTKKAASALVSVFSKEGLEPVIRKLDELGITLYSTGGTEKFIRTLGVNVVPVEDVTGYPSILGGRVKTLHPKVFGGILNRQDNENDTAELEAYDIPQIDIVIVDLYPFEKTVASGASEQDIIEKIDIGGISLIRAAAKNFRDVLCVSSMEDYNDFLQVISEGDGSTSLKDRKRFAAKAFNISSHYDTAIFNYFNEEELVYKASETKGQQLRYGENPHQKGYFFGDLEAMFDKLHGKALSYNNLLDVDAAVNLMEEFRGDDPTFAILKHNNACGVATRRTLKEAYADALAGDPVSAFGGILIANTKIDTETAQEISGLFCEVVIAPSYTDEALEILKKKKNRIILVQKDAALAATQVRTCLNGLLVQEKNTRTDTAEDLTYQTNNKPADNELEDLLFASKICKHTKSNTIVLAKNRQLCASGTGQTSRVDALKQAIEKARSFGFDLNGAVMASDAFFPFPDCVEIADNAGIRTVIQPGGSIKDQLSIDYCNAHNIAMVFTGTRHFKH
- a CDS encoding rod shape-determining protein, which encodes MGFFDFLTEEIAMDLGTANTLIIHNDKVVVDSPSIVARDRISGKIIAVGQQANLMQGKTHENIKTIRPLKDGVIADFDASEKMINMFIKNIPALKRKLFQPALRMVICIPSGITEVEMRAVKESAERVNGKEVFLIHEPMAAAIGIGIDIMEPKGNMIVDIGGGTTEIAVIALGGIVCDKSVKIAGDVFTNDIVYYMRTQHNLYVGEATSENIKIQIGSATEDLETPPEEMSVQGRDLLTGKPKQVQVSYREIAKALDKSILRIEDAVMETLSQTPPELAADIYNTGIYLAGGGSMLRGLDKRLSQKTDLPVYIAEDPLRAVVRGTGIALKNIGRFKSILVR
- the mreC gene encoding rod shape-determining protein MreC, with the translated sequence MQNIINFFLKNRFFFLFLVLLMLSMFFTIRSHSYHKSKFINSANWVTGGLYQTANNISAYFGLKEYNRQLVEENKRLRTLLFNRSHPYPDSIPEDSTLLPGKPGYVIRNASVIKNSYHSPKNYLTLNKGENDSIAQDMGVITSNGIVGIVDNTSGNYATVQSVLNTLTRINAQLKNTNHFGTLKWDGNSENTVQLVDISRIAPLKKGDTIITGGMSTIFPKGIPIGTIKNFALDISENYYIINVKLFNDMTSLSHVYVIENTNRKEIIELEQSVNE
- a CDS encoding rod shape-determining protein MreD yields the protein MNNNALTNSIRFIVLVLVQVLICNHIHFLGFISPYIYILFILIYPLKNENKALFLFLSFLIGLSVDFFSDSGGINAAASLCIAYIRPVVLRFSFGSAYEYQTLKIGNTNLGQRFIYLSIMILTHHIILFCLEIFSFTHILTTLKKALLSGAFTLLLCFLFIPLFRTKNQ